From Amycolatopsis sp. WQ 127309:
AGTTCTTCAACCGCAGTCCCGGAACCGGGCCCGAACCCGGCGGACCGGACGCACGCGGCCGCCGGCGGCGACGTCGACGTGATCGCCATCGCGCCGGATCCCGCGGTCGCCGAAGGGATCCTGGCCGAGACGCCGCTCGAAGACATCTTCGACGAAGGCGTCTACTCCCGGGCGCAGGAGCTGATCGCGCGCTACCCGATGTCCCGCTCGGCGCTGCTGCCGCTGCTGCACCTCGTGCAGTCGGTGCAGGGGTACGTCAGCCAGGAGGGCATCGCGTTCTGCGCGCGGCAGCTCGACCTGTCCGACGCCGAGGTCAGCGCGGTCGCGACGTTCTACACGATGTACAAGCGCCGGCCGTGCGGCGAGCACCTGGTGAGCGTCTGCACGAACACGCTGTGCGCGGCCATGGGCGGCGACGCGATCTACAAGCGGCTCCAGACGCACCTCGGTTCCGAGCAGGAACCGCTGGGGCACAACGAGACCGCGGGCACGCCGAACGAGCCGGGCTCGATCACCCTCGAGCACGCCGAGTGCCTCGCGGCCTGCGACCTCGCGCCGGTCATCCAGGTCAATTACGAGTACTTCGACAACCAGACCGAGGACAAGGCCGTCGCGCTGGTCGACGCGCTGCAGGCGGGCAAGAAGCCGGCTCCGACGCGCGGTGCCCCGCTGAGCAGCTTCAAGGGCGCCGAGCTGCAGCTCGCCGGGTTCTTCCCGGAGGACGAGCGCCAGTACCGCACGGACGTCGACGGTCCTTCACAGGCCGTCGAAACCCTGCGGGGCGCGCAGATCGCGCAGGAGCGCGGCTGGGTCGCCCCGGTTGCCCAGGACGTCCCGCTCCCCGAAGTGGAGAAGAAGTAATGGCAGATCCCATTACGCCGGTCCTCACGAAGCGCTGGCTGTCGCCGAACTCCTGGCAGATCGGCACGTACGAGGCGCTGGAGGGCTACACCGCCGTCCGCAAGGCGCTCGCCGGGACGCCGGAGCAGCTCGTCCAGCTGGTCAAGGACTCGGGCCTGCGCGGCCGCGGCGGCGCGGGCTTCCCGGCCGGCATCAAGTGGTCGTTCATGCCGCCGAACTTCGACAAGCCGCACTACCTGGTGATCAACGCCGACGAGGGCGAACCGGGTACCTGCAAGGACATTCCGCTGATGATGGCGGACCCGCACTCGCTGATCGAGGGCTGCATCATCGCCTCGTACGCGATGCGCTCGAACCACTGCTTCATCTACGTCCGCGGCGAGGCGCTGCACTGCATCCGCCGGCTCAACGCGGCCGTGCGCGAAGCCGAAACCGCGGGCTACCTGGGCGAGAACATCCTCGGCTCGGGCTTCGACCTCAAGATCACCGTGCACGCCGGCGCCGGCGCGTACATCTGCGGTGAGGAGACGGCGCTGCTCGACTCGCTGGAAGGCCGTCGTGGCCAGCCGCGGCTCAAGCCGCCGTTCCCGGCCGCGGCCGGTCTGTACGCCGCGCCGACCACGGTCAACAACGTCGAGACCATCGCGAGCGCGCCGTTCATCGTCAACGGCGGGTCGAGCTGGTTCCGCGAGATGGGCCGCGAGAAGTCGCCCGGCCCGAAGATCTACTCGATCTCCGGCCACGTCGAGAAGCCCGGCCAGTACGAGTGCCCGCTCGGCACCACGCTGCGCGAGCTGCTCGACATGGCGGGCGGCATGAAGGACGGCGTCCCGCTCAAGTTCTGGACCCCGGGCGGCTCGTCCACCCCGATGTTCACCGCCGAGCACCTCGACGTTCCCCTGGACTTCGAAGGCGCGGCGGAAGCCGGGTCGATGCTGGGCACGACCGCCGTGCAGGTCTTCAACGAGACGGTGTCGGTGCCCTGGGCCGTGATGAAGTGGACGCAGTTCTACGAGCACGAGTCCTGCGGCAAGTGCACGCCGTGCCGCGAGGGCACGTACTGGCTGGCGCAGATCCTCGAGCGGATGGTCGAGGGCCACGGCACCGAAGAGGACATCGACACCCTCCTCGACGTCTGCGACAACATCCTCGGCCGGTCGTTCTGCGCCCTCGGTGACGGCGCGGTGTCGCCGATCACCAGCGGCATCAAGTACTTCCGCGACGAATTCCTGGCTCTGTGCGAGAAGAACCGGCACGAAGAGACCAAGCCCGAGCTGGTGGGAGCGCAGGCATCATGACGATCGCCCCCGACAAGACCGAAAAGACCGAGACGCCGGTCCCCGAAGGCCACGTGAAGCTGGTCATCGACGGCGAAGAGGTCATCGCCCCCGAGGGTGAGCTGCTGATCCGCACGGCCGAACGCCTCGGCACGGTCATCCCGCGGTTCTGCGACCACCCGCTCCTCGACCCGGCGGGCGCCTGCCGCCAGTGCCTGGTCGAGGTCGAGATGGGCGGCCGGCCGATGCCGAAGCCGCAGGCGTCCTGCACGATGACCGTCGCCGACGGCATGGTCGTCAAGACGCAGCTGACGTCCGCGGTCGCCGACAAGGCCCAGCAGGGTGTGATGGAGCTGCTGCTCATCAACCACCCGCTGGACTGCCCGATCTGCGACAAGGGCGGCGAGTGCCCGCTGCAGAACCAGGCGCTGGCCCACGGCCGCACGGAGTCCCGGTTCGTGGACACCAAGCGGACGTTCCAGAAGCCCCTGCCGATCTCTTCGCAGGTGCTGCTGGACCGGGAACGCTGCGTGCTCTGCCAGCGCTGCACCCGGTTCTCCCGCGAGATCGCCGGCGACCCGTTCATCGAGCTCCTCGAACGCGGCGCTCACCAGCAGATCGGCACCGCGGAGACAGCGGACGTCCTCGACCTCGCGTCGCGCACGACGTCCGGTCAGCCGTTCCAAAGCTACTTCTCCGGCAACGTAATCCAGATCTGCCCGGTCGGTGCTCTGACGAGCGCGGCCTACCGGTTCCGCTCCCGCCCGTTCGACCTGGTGTCCGCGCCGAGCGTCTGCGAGCACTGCTCGTCCGGCTGCGCCGAGCGGACCGACTTCCGTCGCGGCAAGGTCCAGCGCAAGCTGGCCGGCGACGACCCCGAGGTCAACGAGGAGTGGATCTGCGACAAGGGCCGCTTCGCCTTCCGCTACACCAGCGCCGAGGACCGCATCCGGCGGCCGCTGGTCCGCAACCGCGAGACCGGTGAGCTGGAAGAGGCGTCCTGGACCGACGCGCTGCGCATCGCCGCCGCCGGCCTCACCGAGGCCCGCGGCAACGGCGGCGTCGGCGTCCTGCCCGGTGGCCGGCTGACCGTCGAGGACGCCTACGCGTACTCGAAGTTCGCCCGCGTCGCCCTGCAGACCAACGACGTCGACTTCCGCGCCCGCGCGCACTCGGCCGAGGAGCTCGCGTTCCTCACCTCGCACGTCGTGGGCGTGACGCCGGAGTCCGGCGTCACCTTCGCCGAGATCGAGCGGGCCCGCACCGTGCTGTGCGTGGCGTTCGAGCCCGAGGACGAGGCGCCGATCGTGTTCCTGCGGCTGCGCAAGGCGGCCCGCAAGAACCGCACCCGGGTCGTCCACTTGGGACAGTGGACGACGTCGTCGGTGCGCAAGACGTCCGGCGAGCTGCTCGCCTGCGTCCCGGGCCAGGAGCCCGCGGCCATCGAAGGCATCGCCAAGCACGCGCCGGACCTCGACGAGGCTCTGAGCGGCGAGAACGCCGTCGTCCTCGTCGGCGAGCGCGCCGCTTCGGTCCCCGGCCTGTTCTCGGCGCTGCACGACCTGGTGGAGCGCACCGGCGTCCGGCTCGCGTGGATCCCGCGCCGCGCCGGTGACCGGGGCGCGCTGGAGACCGGCTGCGTGCCGGGCCTGCTGCCGGGCGGCCGCCGCGTCGGCGAGGACGCCGCGCGCGTCGCCGTCGAAAACGCCTGGGGCGTCCCGCTTCCGTCCGCTCCGGGCCGCGACGCGACGGA
This genomic window contains:
- the nuoE gene encoding NADH-quinone oxidoreductase subunit NuoE, with translation MSSSTAVPEPGPNPADRTHAAAGGDVDVIAIAPDPAVAEGILAETPLEDIFDEGVYSRAQELIARYPMSRSALLPLLHLVQSVQGYVSQEGIAFCARQLDLSDAEVSAVATFYTMYKRRPCGEHLVSVCTNTLCAAMGGDAIYKRLQTHLGSEQEPLGHNETAGTPNEPGSITLEHAECLAACDLAPVIQVNYEYFDNQTEDKAVALVDALQAGKKPAPTRGAPLSSFKGAELQLAGFFPEDERQYRTDVDGPSQAVETLRGAQIAQERGWVAPVAQDVPLPEVEKK
- the nuoF gene encoding NADH-quinone oxidoreductase subunit NuoF, encoding MADPITPVLTKRWLSPNSWQIGTYEALEGYTAVRKALAGTPEQLVQLVKDSGLRGRGGAGFPAGIKWSFMPPNFDKPHYLVINADEGEPGTCKDIPLMMADPHSLIEGCIIASYAMRSNHCFIYVRGEALHCIRRLNAAVREAETAGYLGENILGSGFDLKITVHAGAGAYICGEETALLDSLEGRRGQPRLKPPFPAAAGLYAAPTTVNNVETIASAPFIVNGGSSWFREMGREKSPGPKIYSISGHVEKPGQYECPLGTTLRELLDMAGGMKDGVPLKFWTPGGSSTPMFTAEHLDVPLDFEGAAEAGSMLGTTAVQVFNETVSVPWAVMKWTQFYEHESCGKCTPCREGTYWLAQILERMVEGHGTEEDIDTLLDVCDNILGRSFCALGDGAVSPITSGIKYFRDEFLALCEKNRHEETKPELVGAQAS
- a CDS encoding NADH-quinone oxidoreductase subunit G, whose translation is MTIAPDKTEKTETPVPEGHVKLVIDGEEVIAPEGELLIRTAERLGTVIPRFCDHPLLDPAGACRQCLVEVEMGGRPMPKPQASCTMTVADGMVVKTQLTSAVADKAQQGVMELLLINHPLDCPICDKGGECPLQNQALAHGRTESRFVDTKRTFQKPLPISSQVLLDRERCVLCQRCTRFSREIAGDPFIELLERGAHQQIGTAETADVLDLASRTTSGQPFQSYFSGNVIQICPVGALTSAAYRFRSRPFDLVSAPSVCEHCSSGCAERTDFRRGKVQRKLAGDDPEVNEEWICDKGRFAFRYTSAEDRIRRPLVRNRETGELEEASWTDALRIAAAGLTEARGNGGVGVLPGGRLTVEDAYAYSKFARVALQTNDVDFRARAHSAEELAFLTSHVVGVTPESGVTFAEIERARTVLCVAFEPEDEAPIVFLRLRKAARKNRTRVVHLGQWTTSSVRKTSGELLACVPGQEPAAIEGIAKHAPDLDEALSGENAVVLVGERAASVPGLFSALHDLVERTGVRLAWIPRRAGDRGALETGCVPGLLPGGRRVGEDAARVAVENAWGVPLPSAPGRDATEILKAAAGRELGGLVVGGVDPYDLPDPDLALRALDNAGFVVSLELRHSAVTERADVVLPVAASDEKAGSYLNWEGRTRPFDITIEGTGSLPDCRVLDTLAVEMDTDLFTQTPAAARGDYEKLGAASALRWGYVAAAETGGATAAPGAGQAVLSTWRQLIDNGSLQDGEPHLKGTQRKPVARLSATTAEGLGASVKVSTERGAITLPIEVADLPDGVVWLPGNSDGSAVAKTLGAGHGAVVNLAGGEQ